In Elusimicrobiaceae bacterium, a single genomic region encodes these proteins:
- a CDS encoding PTS sugar transporter subunit IIA gives MKITDLITPAGICLGAKANDKADVLHQITQLMNAQGNVADLEGYRQAVLAREQESSTGVGEGIAIPHAKTAAVRKAGLAAMTVPDGVDFDALDGAPVKLLFLIAAPEHADNTHIDLLSRLSTLLMNETFRTHLLQSQNATEFLQAIDRAEKEAFPEESQSESSPHMYDLLAVTACPTGIAHTFMAAEALEKAAQKAGISLKVETNGSSGIKNPLSAEEIASAKAIIVAADKAVEINRFNGKKVLFTKVADGIHHPAELLKQALQGPLPVFHATASAVPATVEKHSILHDIYKHLMNGVSHMLPFVIDGGILVALSFLLDGAHAGTAQFGTGTPLASFLNQVGGLAFGMMFPILAGFIAAAIADRPALMPGMVGGLLAKTGFSLSLPQELWQPSGFLGALAAGFIAGYIILALKKASAKLPTSLEGIKPILIYPVLGILAIGAIMVFVVNPPMAWLNTTITHFLAGLSTGSKVLLGFILGGMMSIDFGGPINKTAYVFGTAALASAQYDIMAAVMAGGMVPPLAIALSTLFFRNRYTQQERQTTVGNFIMGFSFITEGAIPFAAADPLRVIPACAVGAAVAGALSMYFGCGLPAPHGGLFVIGIITHAGGFMTAISLGSIVGMVLLALLKKPISTNS, from the coding sequence ATGAAAATTACGGATTTAATTACCCCGGCCGGAATCTGTTTAGGTGCCAAAGCAAATGATAAAGCAGATGTTTTACACCAAATTACCCAATTAATGAATGCTCAGGGAAATGTGGCCGATTTGGAAGGATATCGTCAAGCAGTTTTAGCACGCGAACAAGAAAGCAGCACCGGCGTAGGAGAAGGGATTGCAATTCCTCACGCTAAAACAGCGGCCGTACGCAAAGCAGGTTTAGCGGCCATGACAGTACCGGATGGAGTAGATTTTGATGCATTAGACGGAGCTCCGGTAAAATTATTGTTTTTAATTGCCGCGCCCGAGCACGCCGATAACACACATATTGATTTATTAAGTCGCCTGTCCACCTTGCTCATGAATGAAACGTTCCGTACACACTTATTACAATCACAAAACGCTACGGAATTCTTACAAGCAATTGACCGGGCGGAAAAGGAAGCTTTTCCGGAAGAAAGTCAATCGGAGTCTTCCCCCCACATGTACGACTTGTTAGCCGTCACCGCTTGCCCCACCGGAATTGCCCATACGTTTATGGCGGCAGAAGCCTTGGAAAAGGCCGCCCAAAAAGCCGGCATTTCGCTCAAAGTGGAAACGAATGGCTCCAGCGGAATTAAAAATCCGCTCTCAGCCGAAGAAATTGCCTCTGCTAAAGCCATTATTGTGGCAGCAGACAAAGCCGTGGAAATAAACCGTTTCAACGGAAAAAAGGTTCTATTTACCAAAGTGGCTGACGGCATCCACCATCCCGCAGAATTGTTAAAACAGGCCTTGCAAGGACCACTACCCGTTTTTCACGCAACCGCTTCTGCTGTTCCTGCCACCGTCGAGAAACATTCTATTTTGCATGACATTTACAAGCACTTGATGAACGGGGTTTCTCATATGTTGCCTTTTGTGATTGATGGCGGCATTTTAGTAGCACTCTCCTTTTTATTAGATGGTGCACACGCAGGTACAGCTCAGTTTGGCACTGGCACGCCTTTGGCCTCTTTTCTCAATCAAGTGGGTGGCCTAGCCTTTGGGATGATGTTCCCCATTTTGGCAGGATTTATTGCCGCCGCAATCGCGGACCGGCCGGCTCTAATGCCCGGCATGGTAGGCGGTCTGCTGGCCAAAACAGGATTTTCCCTTTCCTTGCCGCAAGAACTATGGCAACCCTCCGGTTTTCTGGGGGCTTTAGCCGCCGGATTTATTGCCGGATATATTATTTTGGCATTGAAAAAAGCAAGCGCCAAATTGCCGACATCGCTAGAGGGAATTAAACCCATCCTCATTTATCCGGTGCTAGGTATTTTAGCAATAGGCGCGATCATGGTCTTTGTGGTCAATCCTCCCATGGCTTGGTTAAACACCACCATCACACATTTCTTAGCCGGTCTTTCCACCGGTAGCAAGGTATTATTGGGATTTATACTGGGAGGCATGATGTCAATTGACTTTGGGGGCCCTATTAACAAAACCGCCTACGTGTTTGGTACAGCGGCACTGGCCAGTGCTCAATATGACATTATGGCCGCCGTCATGGCGGGCGGTATGGTACCGCCATTAGCGATTGCCTTAAGCACTTTATTTTTCAGAAATCGTTACACCCAGCAGGAACGTCAAACCACGGTAGGAAATTTTATTATGGGATTTTCTTTTATCACGGAAGGAGCCATTCCGTTTGCCGCAGCCGACCCGTTACGAGTCATCCCGGCTTGTGCGGTAGGAGCGGCGGTAGCCGGTGCGTTAAGTATGTATTTTGG
- the pfkB gene encoding 1-phosphofructokinase codes for MIYTVTLNPSLDYIMFVPSLQLGGVSRAVKENILPGGKGINVAVVLERLGFPCTALGFCAGHTGQALLSLLQGHISHTDFICLPKGQNRINVKIKSTQESDINGRGPHIEPVYLQHLLQKLNALKSGDVLVLSGAVPADVAPSIYAQILQQVQPLGVLCVVDAVGPLLHHTLSYHPFLIKPNEEELANLFDAKIQTEEDVLQYAKKAQQLGAQNVLVSRGAQGALLVTSDGNTFKAPAVKLTAPVINSVGAGDSMVAGFLAGWLHSCDYATALQWALAAGGACVQQEWLPERKDILTFIPPKHKELV; via the coding sequence ATGATTTATACCGTCACCCTTAATCCGTCGTTAGATTACATTATGTTCGTGCCCAGCTTACAGTTGGGTGGTGTTAGCCGTGCAGTAAAAGAAAACATCCTGCCCGGCGGAAAAGGAATCAATGTGGCCGTAGTATTGGAGCGTTTGGGTTTTCCGTGCACGGCACTTGGATTTTGCGCCGGTCATACCGGGCAAGCACTTCTATCTCTTTTGCAAGGACATATTTCGCATACCGATTTTATTTGCTTGCCTAAAGGACAAAATCGCATCAACGTTAAAATTAAATCTACACAGGAAAGCGACATCAACGGCCGCGGACCGCATATTGAACCCGTCTATCTTCAACATTTATTGCAAAAATTAAATGCATTAAAATCGGGGGATGTATTGGTTTTGTCCGGTGCGGTTCCTGCCGATGTGGCCCCTTCTATTTACGCGCAAATTTTACAGCAAGTACAACCGCTTGGCGTACTTTGCGTAGTAGACGCAGTAGGGCCGCTTTTGCACCACACGCTTTCCTATCATCCTTTCTTAATTAAACCCAATGAAGAAGAGTTGGCCAATCTGTTTGACGCGAAAATACAAACGGAAGAAGACGTATTGCAATACGCCAAAAAAGCGCAACAATTAGGAGCACAAAACGTTCTGGTATCCCGCGGAGCACAAGGAGCTTTGTTAGTCACTTCCGACGGAAATACCTTCAAAGCCCCGGCTGTTAAACTGACTGCCCCTGTTATCAACTCTGTCGGCGCCGGAGACAGTATGGTGGCCGGCTTTTTAGCCGGTTGGTTACACTCCTGCGATTATGCCACCGCTTTGCAATGGGCTTTAGCCGCCGGAGGTGCTTGTGTACAACAAGAATGGTTGCCGGAACGAAAAGATATTTTAACGTTTATCCCGCCCAAACATAAGGAGCTTGTATGA
- a CDS encoding HAD-IA family hydrolase — protein MFIEKAKKLINRHTVISFDIFDTLLIRPYLRPTDLFVHLEKLNQLPGFETRRRLAERTARHKRPEGEDVNLDEIYAELSGPDVALKQQELDLERQTLQPNPALLMLFRYAKQQGKRIIIVSDMYLPADFLEQVLREKGFDGFEKLYVSNRPRKQKGYGTLYYHVEQDLHLDPKTILHIGDNRRSDVRCAKKAGWHALHIPSLQERYFQKYPLLLKFWKQHPSFDASVTLGLLIWKEAQGILSPYFERLGYKIGGPASYGFTRWIEKQATARHIPTLLFVARDGYTLQKVFQTFDNPHIQAHYVYALRFLNNICRLDYPPTSMGQMKTILRHFANKSDAFRSLLPAHPMNKAQTHRFIQDHLPLLTQLSKQELSNYRNYLSAYYQPGKPVGAIDSVTSFFSSQKLIEAAVGVEQVTGYYWGVTPTPEMPSHRFEAFLPHGELKQHHEIFTHCWPFMEFLFTAPQPPIKNITPDGSPLYDSHIPAQEEARIAAYETLSNGMLAFANDVKHIFKGKDIFLTGHFLVQWINWFLLHPTREDRKEMAVIFHASGSEHQEYEPLLSFQPSIRQILSSVKHYIRCAKQVYWKTPFQFCLTCLLSPVASRRIADKHFVLYFFPRLRKQYARKDMTIGRYTFSIVWGKRQE, from the coding sequence ATGTTTATAGAAAAGGCCAAAAAACTTATTAACCGTCATACAGTCATTTCATTTGATATTTTTGATACTTTACTTATACGTCCTTATTTGCGCCCCACGGATCTATTTGTCCACTTAGAAAAATTAAATCAACTACCGGGTTTTGAGACGCGCCGTCGGTTGGCTGAAAGAACTGCCCGTCATAAACGTCCCGAAGGAGAAGATGTTAATTTAGACGAAATTTATGCCGAATTGTCCGGCCCGGATGTTGCGCTAAAACAACAGGAACTAGATTTGGAACGCCAAACTTTACAACCTAATCCAGCCTTACTAATGCTGTTTCGCTATGCCAAACAGCAAGGCAAACGAATTATTATTGTCTCCGATATGTATCTGCCGGCTGATTTCTTAGAGCAAGTATTACGTGAAAAAGGATTTGACGGTTTTGAAAAGTTATATGTTTCTAACCGACCACGTAAACAAAAGGGTTACGGTACGCTATATTATCACGTAGAACAAGACTTGCACCTTGATCCCAAAACTATTTTACATATTGGAGATAACCGTCGTTCAGATGTGCGGTGCGCTAAAAAAGCGGGTTGGCATGCTTTACACATTCCATCCTTACAAGAACGCTATTTTCAAAAGTATCCGCTTCTTCTGAAATTTTGGAAGCAGCACCCCAGTTTTGATGCATCAGTGACTTTGGGGTTACTGATATGGAAAGAAGCACAAGGAATTCTCTCCCCTTACTTTGAGCGGTTGGGATATAAAATTGGCGGCCCCGCCTCTTATGGTTTTACCAGGTGGATTGAAAAACAAGCCACCGCTCGCCATATTCCTACCTTGCTTTTTGTAGCGCGCGACGGATATACGTTACAAAAAGTATTTCAAACATTTGATAATCCGCACATTCAAGCTCACTATGTGTATGCCCTGCGATTTTTAAATAATATCTGTAGGTTGGATTATCCGCCTACATCCATGGGACAGATGAAAACTATTTTGCGGCACTTTGCGAATAAATCTGATGCATTTCGTTCGCTGTTACCTGCTCACCCGATGAATAAAGCTCAAACTCATCGTTTTATTCAAGATCATTTACCTTTGCTTACCCAACTTTCCAAACAGGAACTATCTAATTACAGGAATTATCTTTCTGCCTATTATCAACCAGGGAAGCCAGTGGGAGCGATTGATAGCGTTACTTCTTTTTTTTCTTCGCAAAAACTCATTGAGGCCGCCGTTGGGGTAGAACAAGTAACCGGATATTATTGGGGAGTGACACCTACTCCAGAAATGCCATCCCATCGTTTTGAAGCTTTTTTGCCGCACGGAGAATTGAAACAGCATCATGAGATTTTTACACATTGTTGGCCATTTATGGAATTCCTATTTACGGCCCCGCAACCGCCTATTAAAAACATCACGCCAGACGGCAGTCCCCTCTACGACTCTCATATCCCTGCCCAAGAGGAAGCCCGCATTGCCGCTTATGAAACCCTTAGCAACGGGATGTTGGCATTTGCTAATGATGTCAAACACATTTTTAAGGGAAAGGATATTTTCTTAACGGGTCATTTCCTAGTGCAATGGATTAACTGGTTTTTGCTTCACCCTACACGAGAAGATAGAAAAGAAATGGCCGTTATTTTTCATGCTAGCGGCAGTGAACACCAAGAATATGAACCCTTGCTTAGTTTCCAACCATCAATTCGGCAAATTCTATCTTCGGTAAAACACTATATTCGCTGTGCTAAACAAGTATATTGGAAGACTCCGTTTCAATTCTGCTTAACCTGTTTGCTGTCTCCCGTTGCTTCCAGGAGGATAGCCGATAAACATTTTGTATTGTATTTCTTTCCGCGTTTGCGTAAACAATACGCGCGCAAGGATATGACAATCGGCCGTTATACTTTTTCAATAGTTTGGGGCAAGAGACAAGAGTAA
- a CDS encoding DMT family transporter, protein MWVILAFISALFLGLYEATKKRALQQCSVFGVLWGSSLVATLLFLPVIIISWSGAEWLEGSILQIPRGTWLMHGGVAVKAMIVLASWGCGYMGLKHLPITLAAPIDALRPVPVLLGAFFIFAERPNGYQWTGIFILLLALYLLGRSGQKEGIHFRSNVWVWLVGAGTLLAAASGLYDKFLIF, encoded by the coding sequence ATGTGGGTCATTTTAGCATTCATTTCGGCTTTATTTTTGGGTTTGTATGAGGCAACGAAAAAACGAGCGTTACAACAATGTTCGGTGTTTGGTGTGTTGTGGGGGAGTAGTTTGGTTGCTACCCTTTTATTTTTGCCTGTAATTATCATTAGTTGGAGTGGCGCAGAGTGGCTGGAGGGGAGTATTTTACAAATTCCGCGTGGTACGTGGCTGATGCATGGCGGTGTGGCGGTAAAAGCGATGATTGTGCTTGCCTCGTGGGGATGCGGATATATGGGGCTAAAACATTTACCGATTACGTTAGCCGCGCCGATAGATGCTTTGCGGCCCGTGCCGGTATTATTGGGAGCATTTTTTATATTTGCGGAGCGCCCCAATGGGTATCAATGGACCGGTATTTTTATTTTGTTATTAGCACTGTATCTGTTGGGCCGAAGCGGGCAGAAAGAAGGGATACATTTTCGCAGTAATGTGTGGGTGTGGCTTGTTGGCGCGGGTACCTTATTGGCCGCAGCCAGCGGTTTGTATGACAAATTTCTGATTTTTTAG
- a CDS encoding prepilin-type N-terminal cleavage/methylation domain-containing protein yields the protein MKKGFTLIELLVVVLIIGVLSAIALP from the coding sequence ATGAAAAAAGGGTTTACCTTGATTGAATTATTGGTAGTTGTGCTTATTATCGGCGTCTTATCAGCCATTGCTCTGCCGTAA
- a CDS encoding bifunctional hydroxymethylpyrimidine kinase/phosphomethylpyrimidine kinase, with the protein MKSKVLVVGSVAFDSIENAYGRAERVLGGAASYSSISASYFSCPSIVAVVGTDFAAKDRAPFKKRGIDLTGLQVKEGKTFHWGGSYDKDLKNATTKFTELNVFQDFNPILSEEQKEAKAVFLANIDPELQLSVLKQVKNPKLVACDTMNYWISSKKAALLKVLKKTDLFFLNEAEARQLTGTYNLITAGKKILKMGAKHVIIKLGPNGSMLVSKLGIVQFPPYVLEGVHDTTGAGDTFGGGATGYLASLRKWDSLSAIKRAMMIGNVMASFTIESFSVKRLASARQNEIEKRLKNYTSMLRF; encoded by the coding sequence ATGAAAAGTAAAGTACTAGTAGTGGGATCTGTCGCGTTTGACAGTATAGAAAACGCCTACGGCCGTGCTGAGCGTGTGCTGGGCGGGGCGGCCAGTTATTCTTCTATTTCTGCCAGTTATTTTTCCTGTCCGTCTATTGTCGCAGTAGTAGGAACGGATTTCGCGGCTAAAGATCGCGCCCCGTTTAAGAAACGCGGAATAGATTTGACCGGCTTACAGGTCAAAGAAGGTAAAACCTTCCATTGGGGAGGCAGTTATGACAAAGACCTCAAAAATGCCACCACCAAATTTACGGAATTAAATGTATTTCAAGATTTTAATCCTATCTTAAGTGAAGAGCAAAAAGAGGCCAAAGCAGTTTTTTTGGCTAACATTGATCCGGAGTTACAGTTATCTGTTTTGAAACAAGTCAAAAACCCGAAACTCGTCGCTTGCGATACGATGAATTATTGGATTTCTTCCAAAAAAGCTGCGCTACTCAAAGTGCTGAAAAAAACGGATTTGTTTTTCTTAAATGAAGCCGAAGCGCGTCAATTAACCGGCACCTATAATTTGATTACGGCCGGCAAAAAAATCTTGAAAATGGGTGCCAAGCACGTCATTATCAAATTAGGGCCCAACGGGTCTATGCTTGTGAGCAAATTAGGTATTGTGCAATTTCCGCCGTACGTGCTTGAAGGGGTGCATGATACCACCGGCGCGGGCGATACCTTTGGAGGCGGTGCGACGGGCTATTTGGCCAGTTTGCGCAAGTGGGACTCTTTGTCTGCCATCAAACGTGCTATGATGATCGGGAATGTGATGGCATCCTTTACCATTGAGTCGTTTAGCGTTAAGCGCCTTGCTTCCGCACGCCAAAACGAGATTGAAAAACGCCTCAAGAATTACACTTCGATGTTAAGGTTTTAA
- a CDS encoding SurA N-terminal domain-containing protein: MISFLIKYKKSILIITLAFFIASIGYIGLGSYSRGVFNTNAAMVGSTPITYRTLQKATDAQARALRNNGVDVDENMNQYLTQQALSGLISEEVLNQAAREFGMSVSDYEIALEIHSAPPFNQNGQFNKVAYEQVLKHQLGMNPAQFEEQIRRSKLADRFRMALFSIYKLTPEEVRYAYQTQNGNMKNFEQNKKDFEKQLFETKMETAQKAFFDDFNSRVEIKTFLKEQAS, from the coding sequence ATGATCTCTTTCTTAATCAAATACAAAAAATCAATCTTAATTATTACGCTGGCATTTTTCATTGCCAGTATCGGATATATTGGACTAGGTTCCTATTCCAGAGGAGTTTTCAATACCAATGCAGCGATGGTGGGTTCTACCCCTATCACGTATCGTACTTTACAAAAAGCTACGGACGCTCAAGCGCGTGCCTTGCGTAACAACGGCGTAGATGTAGATGAAAATATGAATCAATATCTAACCCAACAAGCCCTCAGCGGACTTATCAGCGAAGAAGTTCTCAACCAAGCGGCCCGCGAATTTGGTATGTCGGTATCTGACTATGAAATTGCGTTAGAAATTCATTCAGCTCCTCCCTTTAATCAAAATGGTCAATTTAACAAAGTGGCCTATGAACAGGTACTCAAGCATCAATTGGGCATGAATCCCGCTCAGTTTGAAGAACAAATCCGCCGCAGCAAACTGGCAGATCGCTTCCGCATGGCGTTATTCTCCATCTATAAATTAACGCCGGAAGAGGTACGCTATGCGTATCAAACTCAAAACGGAAACATGAAAAATTTTGAGCAGAATAAAAAGGATTTCGAAAAACAACTGTTTGAAACTAAAATGGAAACTGCCCAAAAAGCTTTCTTTGATGATTTCAACAGCCGAGTAGAAATTAAGACCTTCTTAAAAGAACAAGCATCATGA
- a CDS encoding polymer-forming cytoskeletal protein, whose translation MGFLKKDSDFASGEHFSIVSAECYFQGTLSVQGSLRVDGHLAGSVDNARQVIVGEGGKITGDVTGHTVVCGGDIEGNVCAEMLEVLAKASIKGDIRAQKMIVEEGGRIEGMCKIGGAEMSSPADDTDKQ comes from the coding sequence ATGGGTTTTTTAAAAAAAGATTCGGATTTTGCTTCCGGCGAACATTTTTCTATTGTCAGCGCGGAATGCTATTTCCAAGGGACACTAAGCGTGCAAGGTTCTTTGCGCGTAGACGGTCACTTGGCAGGATCGGTGGATAATGCACGTCAGGTCATAGTAGGAGAAGGCGGCAAAATTACCGGCGATGTAACCGGACACACCGTTGTTTGTGGCGGAGACATTGAAGGCAATGTGTGCGCAGAAATGTTGGAAGTGTTAGCCAAGGCCTCTATCAAAGGAGATATCCGCGCCCAAAAAATGATCGTAGAAGAAGGCGGACGGATTGAAGGCATGTGTAAAATTGGCGGAGCAGAAATGTCCTCACCCGCCGATGATACAGATAAACAATAA
- a CDS encoding peptidoglycan DD-metalloendopeptidase family protein: protein MAKRTWTRFLSDRIDIIFMPRAGGSKKIKVTGITLVVLLVVWLGLTLGALWLWSRAYDYQITKADNQLMRVKLHLIADELERGRKYLDLTQTTEQQMRQMLGMPGGKFINLPKVLEEKNQQAEQRAQKLFSADLKDFDTEEFENYIESMQQEAQERLASFQEIAWYYANQMEGSHSTPSIRPSTGRISSGFGYRRDPFGKPIGRMHNGLDFVSQPDSPIVATADGVVRHTGWVNGYGQAVLIDHGLGYSTLYAHATGIKVKEGERVKRGQPIAFMGTTGRSTGTHLHYEVWKDGQPVNPRNYFK from the coding sequence ATGGCCAAGAGAACATGGACCCGCTTTTTAAGTGATCGTATCGATATTATTTTTATGCCGCGGGCGGGTGGATCTAAAAAGATAAAAGTAACGGGAATTACCTTAGTGGTATTGCTCGTCGTTTGGCTGGGGCTTACGTTAGGGGCTTTGTGGCTGTGGAGCCGGGCCTATGATTATCAGATCACCAAAGCTGATAACCAATTAATGCGCGTGAAACTGCATTTAATTGCCGACGAATTGGAACGAGGCCGTAAGTATTTGGACTTAACTCAAACCACTGAGCAACAAATGCGGCAAATGTTGGGCATGCCCGGCGGAAAGTTTATTAATCTGCCCAAAGTATTAGAAGAGAAAAATCAACAAGCAGAACAACGGGCTCAAAAATTGTTTAGCGCAGATTTGAAAGATTTCGATACGGAAGAATTTGAAAATTATATAGAAAGCATGCAACAGGAAGCCCAAGAACGTTTGGCTTCTTTTCAGGAAATTGCATGGTACTACGCCAACCAAATGGAAGGCAGCCATTCCACGCCATCTATTCGACCTTCTACAGGGAGAATCAGCTCCGGTTTTGGATACCGCCGCGATCCGTTTGGTAAACCAATCGGCCGCATGCACAATGGACTGGATTTTGTCAGTCAGCCCGATAGCCCGATTGTCGCCACGGCAGACGGAGTAGTGCGTCACACCGGTTGGGTAAATGGATACGGACAAGCGGTACTGATAGATCATGGGCTTGGTTATTCCACCTTGTATGCACATGCCACCGGCATTAAGGTCAAGGAAGGAGAACGGGTAAAACGGGGGCAGCCTATTGCCTTTATGGGCACCACCGGGCGCAGTACCGGAACACATTTGCATTATGAAGTATGGAAAGACGGTCAACCCGTTAATCCACGAAACTATTTTAAATAA
- a CDS encoding N-acetylmuramoyl-L-alanine amidase: MKKIVFCIFCFLALSLAAQDNPLPVAPYLPAQSGDDAPITVQHPQENYLISRGANNIYIFGKLNLENPTLDINGQVVPVYKNGTFIAYVPVEQGSFALVLTAKSQGKTYQAVRNVRIPGTPLKQLTGKARFDEKEVYPSKPVWVVPGDTLELSVRGTPHARVTAEINGLKGGKKITLKESSRTPGRYQTKYVIRDKEKPRSAKITYKMVDPATHTHAKITAKQRVKILDITDPLYTARIKEEGTKVRQLPVHQGSLYPFYRAFGQVQIDGRNNGLYRLHLGNGESAWIEEKKVAVGSAHTLPVNIISDISTVATTERTQVRWEGMHPVPVSVHEFNNRMEITFYYSDQLEENFNFDATSPLLDRIEWKGSKNGVLPFVLYFKKGTTPWGHGYHYNGSQFVLDLYHAPEHTPTDQKPLAEVRVLLDAGHSPKRVPPYDGLVSPSGFLEYEANLALAEVLKPKLEAAGATVIMTRQADNHISLPQRYQKAMDEKAHIFVSLHHNALPDTANPMAYPRGYSIYYTYPHSFQLANSVYQSFNKHIPLADNGLIANNVLFIPRISEMPSILIENAFMILPEQEELVMSPQGREMFAQAIYEGILQFYAPSAPATPVKGKKKPRKTKK; this comes from the coding sequence ATGAAAAAAATAGTTTTTTGCATTTTTTGTTTTTTAGCCCTTTCGCTGGCAGCCCAAGACAACCCTTTGCCGGTAGCTCCTTATTTGCCTGCTCAGTCGGGGGATGATGCTCCTATCACCGTCCAGCACCCACAAGAAAATTATCTTATTTCCCGCGGTGCAAACAACATTTATATCTTTGGGAAATTAAATCTGGAAAATCCCACTTTGGATATCAACGGGCAAGTAGTTCCTGTGTATAAAAACGGCACTTTCATAGCTTATGTACCTGTAGAACAAGGATCTTTTGCGCTTGTGCTTACTGCAAAAAGTCAGGGCAAAACCTATCAAGCGGTACGAAATGTCCGCATCCCCGGCACACCGCTTAAACAATTGACAGGAAAAGCACGCTTTGATGAAAAAGAAGTGTATCCCTCTAAACCGGTTTGGGTTGTACCGGGAGATACGTTGGAGCTCTCTGTCCGCGGCACACCGCATGCCCGTGTGACAGCCGAAATTAACGGACTAAAGGGAGGTAAAAAAATTACGCTTAAGGAGAGCTCACGCACGCCGGGGCGGTATCAAACTAAATATGTGATTCGCGACAAAGAAAAACCACGCTCCGCTAAAATTACTTATAAAATGGTGGATCCGGCTACCCACACTCACGCAAAGATAACTGCCAAACAACGTGTCAAAATTTTAGATATCACAGATCCCCTTTATACTGCGCGCATTAAAGAGGAGGGCACTAAAGTACGTCAATTACCGGTACATCAAGGCAGTCTATATCCCTTTTACCGTGCCTTCGGACAAGTGCAAATCGATGGACGTAATAACGGCTTGTACCGACTGCATTTAGGAAACGGAGAATCGGCTTGGATAGAAGAAAAAAAAGTAGCGGTGGGCTCTGCACACACCTTGCCGGTTAACATTATTTCAGATATTTCTACCGTAGCAACTACGGAACGAACCCAAGTTCGCTGGGAGGGTATGCATCCGGTACCGGTTTCGGTTCATGAATTTAATAACCGAATGGAAATTACCTTTTATTATTCGGATCAACTGGAAGAAAATTTTAACTTTGATGCCACTTCCCCTCTACTGGACCGCATCGAATGGAAAGGATCCAAAAACGGAGTACTTCCCTTCGTTTTATATTTCAAAAAAGGCACAACCCCGTGGGGACATGGCTACCACTACAACGGAAGCCAATTTGTGTTAGATCTATACCACGCTCCGGAGCATACTCCTACTGACCAAAAACCCTTGGCGGAGGTTCGTGTTTTACTGGATGCCGGACACAGCCCCAAACGTGTACCGCCATATGACGGTTTGGTAAGTCCTTCCGGTTTTTTGGAATATGAAGCTAATTTGGCTTTAGCTGAAGTCTTAAAACCGAAATTAGAAGCTGCCGGGGCTACGGTTATCATGACACGCCAAGCAGACAATCACATATCTTTACCGCAGCGTTATCAAAAAGCGATGGATGAAAAGGCCCATATTTTTGTCAGCTTGCACCATAACGCATTACCTGATACCGCTAATCCCATGGCTTATCCGCGCGGGTATTCCATTTATTACACCTATCCTCACAGTTTCCAACTGGCTAACAGTGTGTATCAATCTTTTAACAAACATATCCCATTGGCAGACAATGGCCTGATTGCCAATAATGTTTTATTCATTCCGCGTATTTCGGAAATGCCCAGCATCTTAATTGAAAATGCTTTTATGATTTTGCCGGAACAAGAAGAACTGGTCATGAGCCCCCAAGGACGCGAAATGTTTGCACAAGCTATTTACGAAGGAATTTTGCAATTTTATGCCCCCTCTGCGCCTGCTACACCAGTTAAAGGAAAAAAGAAACCGCGCAAAACAAAAAAATAA